In Clostridium omnivorum, the DNA window AGACTGTGTACTAATAATAAAAGATGCGTTATACTCTCCACAAACATGGAGCACCATTCTAATGATCTCCCTTGGAGGGATAAATACAGAGTGGATTACATTGCAACAAATGCTTCAGGAAAGCTGTCTCTTTCTGATTTAGAGAATAAATTAAAAAAGTATGACGGATTTGTAAAACTGGTAACTGTATCTGGTGCATCAAATGTAACTGGATATATAAATCCTATTTATAAGGTTGCAGAGCTTGCACATAAATACAATGCAAAAATACTTGTTGATGGAGCTCAGCTAGTCCCCCATGTACCAGTTAACATGAATCCTGAAAACTATAGCCACCACATTGACTATTTAGCCTTTTCCGCACATAAGATGTATGCACCATTTGGTATAGGAGTTTTAATCGGTCCAAAAGAAACTTTTAAAAGCGGTCCTCCAGATTATTCAGGTGGAGGTACAGTGCAAATAGTAACTCATCAATTTGTTAGCTGGAATGACCCTCCAGATAAAGAAGAGGCAGGTTCTCCTAATTTAATGGGGGTAGTAGCTTTAGCTGCTTCAATTGCTACACTAACCAATGTTGGTATGGGTAAAATAGATAAATACGAAAAACAACTAACCAGATACACATTGAACAGACTAAGAGACATTGACGGAGTAGAGATCTATGGAGATAGCATTGATTGCAGCGAGAAGGTTGGAATAATTCCCTTTAATATAGACGGCTTTCATCATAATACAATAGCTGAAATATTGTCCTATGAAGCAGCTATTGCCGTAAGAACAGGCTGCTTTTGTGCTCAACCTTATGTCCAAAATCTACTAAATATCTCTGAAGAAGCAATGAAAAGCTATATTGCAAATCCAAAGTCTCCAAGACCTGGAATGGTAAGAGTGAGCTTTGGCTTATACAACACTCTTCAAGAAATAGATATCCTGCTCCATATGCTAAAAAAAATTACTTGTAATAAAAACTATTATTTATCCAAATATAATAATCCTTAAAAGTCTTCTTTTTAGAAGGCTTTTTTATTTAAATAACTTATTTATGAATAAAAAATGGTAATAAGCTTAAAATAAATTTGTTATTTGAGAGCAATAATAAATACAAATATTGATATACTTGCTTACCTTAGAAGTACAAGGAGGGTAAATTGTGGATAAAAAGATGAACCTACTGGTATTCAGCGGAGACTATGATAAGGCTTTAGCTGCATTAATACTGGCTAACTCTGCAAGGGAAATGGATATTGAAGTATCTATGTTTTTTGCCTTTTGGGGGCTCCTATTAGTAAGAGATCCTGAAAAGTCTATTTTGGATGACAAAAGTTTATATGAAAAGCTCTTTGGAATGATGACCCCTAAGGGTCCCGAAGAATTACCTCTATCAAATATGAATATGAGTGGTATGGGGAAGGCTATGCTTAAAGCAATGATGAAAGATGATGAAACCCCTAGCTTAACCCGTTTTTTACAAGGCGCTAGGAAAAAAGGTGTCAATTTTTACGGTTGTAAGCTTTCAGTAGAAGTTATGGGCTTTAAAGAAGAAGAATTAATTCCAGAACTCCAAATAATTGATGCTAAAGAATATTTGAAAGATGCTATTAGTTCAGACATGCAATTATTTATTTAAAAGGCAGGTTGATTAATTATGAAGGCACTATGCTTTGAGGGAATTAGAAACGTACAAGTTAAAACTGTAAAAGATCCTACCATAGAGAAAAATGACGATATAGTTGTTAGGGTTACTTCAACTGCCATTTGCGGCTCGGATCTCCACCTGATTCACGGCCTTGTACCTAATATGCCTAAAGGCTTTATACTAGGTCATGAAACTATGGGGATTGTGGAGGAGGCAGGAAGTGAAGTTCACAAGGTTAAAAAGGGCGATAGAGTTATAGTTCCCTTTCCTGTTTCTTGTGGGCATTGTTGGTACTGCGAGCATGACTTATGGTCTCAATGTGACAATTCAAACCCCCATGGAGAAGTCGGTGCAATTTTGGGCTACAGCAACACTTATGGAGGTTACGACGGTGGTCAGGCTCAATATATCAGAGTTCCATATGCAAATGTTGGTCCTACAAAAGTACCTGAAGAGCTTACAGATGAGCAAGTATTATTCTTAACCGATATTCTACCCACCTCTTATTGGGGTGTAGATATTGGGGGTGTAAAACCAGGGGATACAGTGGTTATCCTAGGCTGCGGACCTGTTGGACTTTTAGCCATTAAATGGGCCATTTTCAGAGGAGCAAAGAGAGTAATAGCTGTAGACTGCGTAGATTATAGATTAAATCATGCACAAAAATATAATGGTGTTGAGATTATTAATTTTGAAAAGCATGACAACACAGGAGAATACATAAAAGAAATAACAAGCGGCGGAGCAGACGTAGTAGTTGACTGTGTTGGTATGGACGGAAAGATGTCCGGCATAGAAAAAGTTGAAACAGTACTTAAACTTCAGGGCGGATCCAAGTCTGCTATTGAAATAGCATCACAGGCTGTTAGAAAAGGTGGAACAGTAGTATTAGTAGGTGTTTATGGTTCAAAATATAACCTATTCCCACTAGGAGACTTCTTTTCTAGAAATATAACCTTAAAGATGGGTCAATGCCCGGCACATGCCTATGTAGAACCAATACTGGATCTTATAAAAACAGGCAAATTTGATGCACGGGATATAATAACCCACGTGCTTCCATTAGATCAAGGAGAACATGCTTATAAAATTTTTGATGGAAAGCAGGACAATTGTATTAAAGTTGTTTTAAAGCCTTAACTAACACTATAATTCTAAAGTACATGAAAACACCCTTCTGCTAGCAAAGCTATAAGAAGGGTGCTTGTTTCTTCACATTTTATTCCTCTACTGGCTCAAATTGATCCTTACCTACTCCACAAAGCGGACATACCCAATCTTCAGGAACGTTTTCCCAAACTGTTCCTGGTTGTACCCCGTTATCTGGATCTCCTTCTTTTGGATCGTAAATATACCCGCAAACTAAACATACATACTTTTGCATATTCATTTCCTCCTTTCACTGATTGCACTGAGTATACTAAGCTTACTGATACTCATCAGAAGTTTACTCGCAAAAGTCATAAAAAGACTTTTATTTTCTTTATCTACTTTCTCTAACATATCATTCCCAATAATACGTCCAATTTATTCTACAGTAACCACTCTTCATATGTATTCATACATTATATTGAATATGAATTTTGAAAAATAAGAACATGGAGGAATCAATATGTGCGGTATAGCAGGATGGATAAACTTCGAACAAAATATTTCTTACCAAAGAAAAGTTATTTTAGATATGACAAACACACTAAAAAAGAGAGGACCAGATGATGAGGGCTTTTACTATTCAACCAATGCTCTTCTGGGCCACAGAAGACTTATAGTAGTTGACCCTAAAGGCGGTGCACAGCCAATGATTAAGATAGTAGGTTCTAAAAAGTACGTTATTGTTTATAATGGCGAACTTTATAATACTGAAGAATTAAGAAAATGCCTTTTATCAGAAGGTTTCATATTTGACGCCTACTCAGATACTGAAGTACTTCTTACCTCCTACATTTACTGGGGAATAGACTGTCTAAAGCATATCAATGGAATATATGCCTTTGCAATTTGGGATGAGGCTAAAAATAGAGTTTTTATGGCTAGAGATCCTCTTGGAGTAAAGCCTCTATTTTATACAATAAAAAATAATTCTCTTATATTTGGATCTGAGATTAAGACACTACTTGCTCATCCTTATGTTACTCCTGTAATTAATCGTGAGGGCCTAACAGAGTTGTTTTCCTTAGGACCTGCTACTGCTTTAGGCAGCGGTGTTCTTCAGGATATATCAGAAGTACCTCCAGCATACTATCTTCTCTACGACAAAGCTGGTATAAAATTAAAGGAATACTGGCGCCCTAGTGCAAAGCCACATGATGAGGACATAGATACTACAGCTGAACATGTTAGAGAATTATTAACTGACTCTATTAAAAGGCAATTAACTGCAGATGTTCCAGTATGTACTTTCCTTTCTGGCGGATTAGATTCTAGTATCATATCTGCTGTGGCAGCTGAGGAATTTAGGAAGCAGGGAAAATTGCTTCATACCTACTCTATAGACTACGAAGATAATGATTTATATTTTAAGGCTAATGAATTTGAGCCAAACTCTGATAAAATTTACGCTTTAAAAGTTCATAAATATATAGGCAGCATACATCACAATATTATTAACAGTAGTACTGATTTAGCTGATGCCTTAGCCAACTCAGTAAAAGCTAGGGATTTACCAGGAATGGCAGATATAGATTCTTCACTCTATCTCTTTTGCAAAGAAATCAGAAAGTCCAATACAGTAGGAATTTCTGGTGAATGTGCTGATGAAATATTTGGTGGTTATCCATGGTTTAGAAGAGAAGAAGACATTAATTCAGATACTTTCCCATGGTCCAAGTCTATAGGTACAAGAAAGCAATTATTATCTGCTGATTTAAAATCTCTTGACCTTGAAGAATATACTAGAGAACAATATCGTAAAACTATAGCAGAAGTACCTCATCTTACCGGAGAATCTGATATAGATTACAGAATGAGAGAGATTTTCTATCTTAATATTAAATGGTTTATGGTGAATCTTCTTAATAGAAAAGATAGAATGAGTATGTCAAACAGCCTGGAAGTTAGAGTTCCATTTGCAGATTACAGGCTAGTTGAATATGCCTTCAACATTCCTTCACAGATTAAATTCTGCGGTGATAGAGAAAAGGGTATATTAAGAAAAGCGCTGGAAGGAATGCTTCCTGAAGATATCATTTATAGAAAAAAGAGCCCTTATCCAAAAACTCACAACCCACAGTATACTATGCTAGTTCAAAAGTGGCTAGGTAGCATACTAAAGGATAAAAACTCACCAATTCTTCAACTTATAGATCAAAACGCAGTAACTGAATTAGTTGAGACTGGCGGCAGCTCCTTTAAAGCACCTTGGTTTGGACAACTAATGAGAGGTCCTCAGCTCATAGCTTATCTTATTCAACTTAATGTTTGGCTTGAGGAATATAAAGTAAGCATAAAAATATAAAAATAAGGTGGCAGAGAACTACTCTCTCTGCCACCTTTAAAATACTTATTTAATTATGAAACTAATAATTTTGTTTATATTTTCCTCGCTAAAACAATCTATTATTAAATCTGCCATGCTTAAATCTTGTATACCAGAATTTTCATTCTTAAACCCAACACATTTCATTCCACCAGCTTTTGCTGCAATTACTCCATTTGCTGAATCTTCTACTACTATACACTTTGAAGGGTCTATACCAAATTGCTTAGACGACTTTAAGAATATATCTGGATTTGGCTTACCATGAGCAACTTCATCTCCACTTACAATAAAATCAAAGTACTTTATTAATCCTAGCTTTGACAATATAAGTTCTATGGTTCTTCTTGGCGATGAAGAACCCATACATACCTTTACCCTTAAAGTCTTTAAACTCTTTAATAATAATTCTATCCCATCAATAGCTTGCAGGCTCTCGATAGTTTTTAAATGCTGAAATTTTTCTTCTTTTCCTCTAAACATAAGTTCTTCTAGGGACAGGTCGGTATTACATTTATTCTTTACAGTTGTCCATTTTTTATTAGAAGCAATTCCAACAAAAGAATGCTGTTCTTCTGGGGTAATTACTGCTCCTAAGGATTTAAATATTTTTCTATCAATATCCATGTATATAGGTTCAGTGTCAATAATAACTCCGTCCATATCAAATATAACTATCTTATCCATGCTACACTCCTATTTAATGATTTTGCATATTTATACTTGTACCCTCTATATTTAATTTTATCATGTGGATTATACACTAACAAGCATGGAACTCAATAATGTAAAGCTTCATAGAAAATGTATAAAAACTTAGGAATACTTTATAATATTTATGTAATGAAATACTTTATAGAATTTATAATTTAAGTGGTACTTCTCCTATTACTATCTTAACTTATTACTATAAATAGATTAATATATTAATAGGAAAATGGTTTATATATAGATTTTAAGGCGGTGTTACTGTAATGCTTAGTTTCGTAGTAGCTATTTCAGAAAATAATGTTATTGGCAAAAACGGCAGTCTTCCTTGGAGGCTTCCTGAGGACTTGAAATTCTTTAAGGATATAACTTCTACCTCTTCAAAAACTATGATTATGGGCCGTAAAACCTTTGAATCTCTTCCAAAGGTGCTGCCAGGCAGGAAACATATAATTCTTACTAGAAATAAGAACTTTAAAATTAATGATGAGCAAGTTAGTGTAATATATGATATTAAAGATCTACAACCTTATATCGAGGCCCCAGAAGAGTACTTTGTAATAGGCGGAGCTGAAATTTTCAAGCAATTACTCCCCTATGCTGATAGAATTTATCTTACAAGAATTCATGAAAACTTTCATGGAGACACCTTTTTTCCTGAATTTGATGAAAATCAATGGAAAACCAATATTCTTCGTAAAGGTACTGTGGATGAAGAAAATACATATGCTCACACTTATTTAATATTAGATAGAAAAAATGAGGCTTAGAGCCTCATTTTTTTATACCCTTGGAACGTTAATTCCATAAAAAATCTCTGTCATTTCTCTATCAAGCTTTTCTATAATGTCCTGCTTCTCATTTTCTGATAAATCCTCTTCTTTTATTTCAAAGAGATAATTATCTAAATTCATATCTTTAACCTTCATCTTAGTATGGAATATATTAGATTGATATATATTCATATCAATTAGATTGTATCTATCTATAGTTTCTTTTGCTATAAAGTTTTGTATTGAATTAATGTCGTGATCTATGAAATGCTTTCCTCCATCTACGTCTCTTGTAAAGCCTCTAACTCTGTAATCTATAGTAATTACATCTGAGTCAAAGCTTCCAATAAGATAGTTTAAAGCCTTTAGTGGTGATATAGTTCCACAAGTTGAGACATCAATATCTACCCTGAAAGTACTTATATCATTTTGCGGATGACTTTCTGGATAGGTATGCACTGTTACATGGCTCTTGTCCAAATGCCCCACAATATTTTCACGAATAGGTGTTAAAATTCCTCTATTACAAGATGGATCAAGAACATATAAAGGAACCTCTTCTTCGGATATAAGCAGGGTAACACTTGCCCCTTGAGGATCATAATCCTGTTTTGCTACATTGAGCACACTAGCACCAATAATCTCTGTAACCTTTTTTAGAATATTAGTTAACCTCTCAGAATTATATTGTTCATCAATATACTCAATATATTTCTTTCGGTCTTCTTCAGATCTTGTATAACAAATATCGTAGATATTAAAACTTAAAGACTTTGTTAAATTATTAAATCCGTACAGCTTTATTTTGTTATTCTCCATCTTATGCAATGATTCTCCTTTTCCAGCAAATATTTTTACACTAATAATAGATTAGTCAAAAATAGACTATTTTTAAAATACGAATATAAAAATTTACTAATAAAAAACTTTAATAAAGTCTATTGAAATTATACATACCTATATTGCAAATGTAAATCCTTAATTAATCCATTCAGAATATTTTACTGCTATATTAAAATTTTTTCTACACTTTTTCATTATTTTGTAAAAAATTTATTACTTATTCTTACAAGTATTACTTATATTGATTTGTATACTTTATGGTGTTATACTTATTTACAGGTGTATATACACAATAAATAATACGGAAGTGATTTAATATGAGTCCTAATATTAAGGAACAAATTTTAAAATTAAAGAAGGAAAAAAACGCAATAATACTAGCACACTACTATCAAAGACCAGAAGTACAAGATATTGCAGATGCTGTAGGAGACTCTTACTATTTGAGTCAAATAGCGCAAAGCTGTAATGAAACAACAGTAGTCTTTTGTGGAGTTAAATTCATGGCTGAAAGTGCTAAAATACTATCTCCAGAAAAAAATATTCTACTGCCGGTTTTAGATGCGGGCTGCCCTATGGCTGATATGGCTGAACCTGAAGCTCTGCTAAACTTAAAAAAACAACATCCTAATGCTGCAGTAGTTGCATATATTAATTCTACAACAGAGGTAAAGGCACTGTGTGATGTTTGTGTAACCTCCTCTAGTGCTCTTAAGATAATTAACAATATAGATAGTGAAGAAATAATATTTTTACCTGATAAAAACCTAGGCTCTTATATAGCGGAGCAATTTCCTAAAAAGAAATTCATATTGTGGGACGGTTATTGTATAACCCATAAAAAAGTTCGACAAGAAAATGTACAAGCTATTAAAAACATTAACAAGGATATAAAGGTTTTAGTTCACCCTGAATGTGAAGCAGAGGTTAGAGCTCTTGCTGACTTTATAGGCAGTACAGGAGAAATTATAAGCTATGCTTCAAAGTGTGAAGCCAGGGATTATCTTATAGTAACTGAAGAAGGGGTACTTCATGAATTAAAGAGAAGAAATCCTAATAAAAACTTTTATGTACCTGGCAATACTATGACCTGCATAAATATGAAAAAAACAACCTTAGAGGATGTATACGAAAGCCTTCTAAATAACACCTACCAAATAAACATTGAGGAAGAAATGAGAATTAAAGCCTATGATTCCTTAATGAACATGCATAAGCTGGCAAGGTGATATTATGAACGTTAAATATGATGTATTAATAGTAGGTACAGGAGTGTCTGGATTATATTCTGCTCTAAATCTTAGAACTGACCTTAATATTTTAGTTATTACAAAATCTACAATTACTAATACCAACACATATCTAGCTCAAGGTGGTATATCAACTGCAAGAAATTTAGAAGACATACCACTATTCATAGAAGACACTATGAAAGCTGGAAAATATAAAAATAAAAAGGAAGCTGTTGAGATACTTGCAAAGGATTCTATGTGCAATATTAAAGCCATTTTAGATATGGGTATTAACCTTGATAGGAAGAATGGTGAACTTCTATATACCCGTGAAGGCGCCCACAGTATAAATAGGATTGTGCACCACAAGGATACTTCGGGAAAAGCCTTGGCTGATACTCTTATCGAACAGGCTAAAAGGCAAAAAAATATAACTATATGGGAAAATACTTACCTGGCAGACATTTTGACAGCTTCACACATATGTGTTGGCGGTATAGCTATAAAAGAAGATAGGCAGATAAACATACATTCAAAATGTGTCATATTGGCAACAGGCGGCATTGGAGGTCTTTTTAACAGTTCAACAAATAGACGGCATATAACAGGTGATGGTATTTCCATAGCCATGAAACACAATATAGCTGTTAAAAATTTAGATTACATTCAGTTTCATCCAACTGCACTATATGATGCAGGTGATAATTCTGAAAAGTTCTTAATCTCAGAGGCTGTAAGAGGCGAAGGAGGAAAACTATACAATACTAAGGGTGAACGGTTTATTGATGAGCTTCTCCCTAGAGATGTTGTTTCGGAGGCAATTAATAAGGAAATTAAAAAATCATCTATCCCCTATGTATTTTTAGATATATCTTTTCTAAATAGCAGCTACATAAAAGCTAGATTTCCATCAATTTATAAAGAGTGTTTAAGCCGCGACATTGATATTACTAAAAAGCCAATACCTGTATGTCCTGCTCAGCACTATTTTATGGGTGGTATAGATGTTGATCTTAATTCTAAAACCTCTATTGAAAATCTCTATGCTGTAGGTGAAACCAGCTGTACTGGTGTGCATGGTGCTAATAGGCTTGCCAGTAATTCACTTTTAGAAGGATTGGTGTTTTCTAGAAGGGCAGCTCTTGCAATAAATGGCCTCATAGATGAAATAGATATAATTAGGGCTATTCCTCCTTGTATTAAGAGTGATATAAACGCCCTAAAACTAGAAAAACAAAAATCTACCATTAATATTTTTAAAAGGAGAGTAATTGGATTAAATGATGAATTATTTAGTTATAGATAAATTAATTATTAGCGCTCTAGAAGAGGACATCCCAAATAGTGATATTACTACAAATTCAATAATAGCCTTTAATTCCAGATCAAAGGTAGACTTAATTGCTAAGGAAAATGGAATTATCGCTGGACTTCAGGCCTTTGAAAGAGTTTTTACACTTCTAGGTGATGTATCAGTTGAATTTTATAAAAAAGATGGAGACTCTGTTAAAGCTGGGGACATTCTTGCAGTAGTAAGCGGCTCCACTAAAAGTATATTAAGTGGTGAAAGAACTGCCTTAAATTATCTGCAGAGAATGAGCGGTATAGCAACAATAACTAATAAATTTGTGAATAAGCTTCAAGGCAGTAATACTAAACTTTTAGATACTCGAAAAACTACCCCTAATATGAGGATACTTGAAAAGTATGCTGTTAAAATAGGTGGTGGGTGTAATCACAGGTTTAATCTATCTGATGGAGTTCTTTTAAAGGATAACCATATCAGTGCAGCAGGTGGTGTAAAAAGTGCCATTAGACTTGCAAGAGAAAATACCTCTTTTGTTAGAAAAATTGAAGTTGAAGTTGAAAATTTAGAAATGGTAAAGGAAGCTCTAGAGGAAGCTGCCGATATAATAATGCTTGACAACATGGATATTGAAACCATGAAAAAGGCTGTTACCTTAATAAACAAAAGAGCCTTAACAGAATGTTCAGGAAATGTAAACTTAGATAATATTGAAGAAGTTGCAGGAACAGGGGTTGATTTTGTATCCGTGGGTGCCCTTACCCATTCTGCAGGAATACTTGATTTAAGCATGAAAAATTTAACTAATCTATAGTGTGCCACAGGGACACATGCATGCCCGTAGCACATTAAAAACTTAACTAATATATAAAAATAGTTTATTAGCAAATTCCCTTCCATTTGCAACTAAGACGCTGCATTGTGGCACATCCCCTCCAAACAGCATAGGATACAATAGAAGCCTTTCTTAGTGGAAATATTACCACTGGGTAGCTGTAAAATAGGAGGGGGTTATATGATATTTCAGGAAGTTAGTTGGATACGTTCAAATACTGATAAATTTTGTCCTACCCTTAGAAAACTGGCATTGGAGTGGTATAGGCCCTTTAAGCATGTGCCCTGTTTTATGCAGGGATTATTTAAGGGTATTAAGCAAAGATTCAAAAAGCTGCCAGTAATAGTTCAATTTGATGATAACTTTGAATATAATACTTGTTTAGAATTTCTTTCTATAACTACTAAGTGCAAGGTATCTAAAGAAATGCCCTTAATCCACGGTTTTTGCGCCAATGTAAATGCAATAGTTCTAGAACAGCTTATTTCGCAAAAGAAAGTTAAAAAGATATGGTATGACAATACTGTAAAAGCTGTGCTTGATATCGCTTCAAAAGAAGTGAATGCTTCTACTCTATGGAGTTCAAATCCGCCATATACAGGTAAAAATATCGTAGTAGCGGTGCTGGATACAGGTATTTATAACCATCCTGATTTATCAGGGAGAATTATAGCTTTTAAAGACCTTATAAATGGAAAGACTGCTCCTTATGATGACAATGGACACGGTACTCACGTTGCTGGAGACATCGCCTCAAATGGCAGTAAGTCTAACGGTACTTATAAAGGTCCAGCTCCAGAGGCTAGCCTTGTAGGTGTTAAAGTACTTGACCGATTTGGGTCTGGAACTCTTTCTAAAGTTATACAAGGAATACAATGGTGCATTTCGAATAAAGATGCTCTAAAAATAAAGATCATCAGCATGTCCTTAGGCAGCACTGCCTCACAACCTCATACTGATGACCCAGTTTGCCAAGCCGTAGAAAAGGCTTGGGACGCCGGAATTGTAGTATGTGTTGCTGCAGGAAATGAAGGCCCGGATGCCAATACTATTAGCTCTCCAGGAATAGATCCAAAAGTAATTACTGTAGGTGCAATAGATGATAATAATACCCCTGATATCTCTAATGACGAAATAGCATACTTTTCAAGTAGAGGTCCTACTCTTGAAAATATATCAAAACCAGATATAGTATCTCCGGGTGTGAATATCATTTCTCTGCGCTCTCCAAACTCTACTTTAGATAAACAGAATAAGAGTTCTCGAGTAGGAAACTATTACTTTTCACTATCCGGTACATCAATGGCTACTCCAATTTGTTCAGGTGTAGCAGCATTACTTCTTCAAAAGAATCCAAATCTTACACCAAGTCAAGTTAAAAAACTAATAATGACTACTGCGCACCCTATAGGGATTCTGCCAGCAACTACACAGGGCAGCGGACTTATAGATGCCGCTAAAGCAATAGAACGAGTTTCTCGTTAATACAGTTATAAAAATAGGAACAGCTAAATCTAACACTGCTCCTATTTTTATTCCCATTTATCGTTTTGTTTTATCCTTTAGTTTTTGGTATTCTGGCCGCTTCTTTGTAAGCACTATATTACT includes these proteins:
- the nadC gene encoding carboxylating nicotinate-nucleotide diphosphorylase, with product MNYLVIDKLIISALEEDIPNSDITTNSIIAFNSRSKVDLIAKENGIIAGLQAFERVFTLLGDVSVEFYKKDGDSVKAGDILAVVSGSTKSILSGERTALNYLQRMSGIATITNKFVNKLQGSNTKLLDTRKTTPNMRILEKYAVKIGGGCNHRFNLSDGVLLKDNHISAAGGVKSAIRLARENTSFVRKIEVEVENLEMVKEALEEAADIIMLDNMDIETMKKAVTLINKRALTECSGNVNLDNIEEVAGTGVDFVSVGALTHSAGILDLSMKNLTNL
- a CDS encoding S8 family peptidase, which gives rise to MIFQEVSWIRSNTDKFCPTLRKLALEWYRPFKHVPCFMQGLFKGIKQRFKKLPVIVQFDDNFEYNTCLEFLSITTKCKVSKEMPLIHGFCANVNAIVLEQLISQKKVKKIWYDNTVKAVLDIASKEVNASTLWSSNPPYTGKNIVVAVLDTGIYNHPDLSGRIIAFKDLINGKTAPYDDNGHGTHVAGDIASNGSKSNGTYKGPAPEASLVGVKVLDRFGSGTLSKVIQGIQWCISNKDALKIKIISMSLGSTASQPHTDDPVCQAVEKAWDAGIVVCVAAGNEGPDANTISSPGIDPKVITVGAIDDNNTPDISNDEIAYFSSRGPTLENISKPDIVSPGVNIISLRSPNSTLDKQNKSSRVGNYYFSLSGTSMATPICSGVAALLLQKNPNLTPSQVKKLIMTTAHPIGILPATTQGSGLIDAAKAIERVSR